Below is a window of Synergistales bacterium DNA.
ACATCCCGCAGCCGCAGACCATAGGCCACGTTGTCGAAGACAGAGCGCTTCAGGAGAAAGGAGTTCTGCAGAAGCAGGGAGACATCCTTGCGCAGGCTCTCCATCTCCCGCACGTCCCGGCCGCGGAAGGTAATGGCGCCCACGGTCGGTTCCTCCAGGAAGGAGAGCACCCGAAGCAGCGTACTCTTGCCGCTGCCGTTGGGGCCCAGGATCCCCAGGATCTCCCCCTGCCGGATCTCCAGATCGGTTATCTGGAGCACCTTCCGGCCCGAATAGTAGTGTTCGAGCCCTTTGATCCGGTAAATAGGGTTCATCGTGCGGCCTTCCTTCTGAATCCGCTCAGGAAGAGGTTCACCGCAAAGGCCAGGCCGAGCAGCACCATGCCCAGCGCCAGCCCCATGGCGAACTCTCCCTTTCCCGTCTCCAGCGCAATGGCGGTGGTGATGGTCCGGGTGTGCCACTTGATGTTGCCGCCGATCATCATGGAGACGCCCACCTCGGAGATGATCCTCCCGTAGGCGGTGAGCGCCGCCACCAGAACGGCGAAGCGCGCCTCGAAGAGTGTGCCCAGAAGCACCTGCCTTCTGTTGGCCCCCAGGGTCATCAGCGTGATCCGTGCCTGCCTGTCCAGCGCTTCCACCGCAGTGGCCGTCAGGGAGACCACAATGGGAAGGCCAAGGATGAACTGGCCGATGGCGATCCCCTGCAGCGTGAAGAGCACCTCCAGCCCGCCCAGCGGCCCCCTGCTGGAGATGAAGGCATAGACCAGAAGCCCCACCACCACCGTGGGAAGCGCCAGCAGGGTGTCCACCACCGTGCGTACCGCCTGCCTGCCGGGGAACTTCGACGTTCCCAGCAGGAACCCCAGTGGTGTCCCCGCCAGCAGGGTGATGGTGATGGAGAGGGTGGAGACCTGCAGTGTCGTGAAAATGGCCGAATAGGTCTCCTCATGGCCGCTGAAGAGCAGTTCAAAGGCCTTCACAAAGGCTTGCGAAATATAGTCCATTCTAAGCCACCCGCCTTCGCGTTGTCACGCTAAAAGAGAGCATCGCCCGTTCTGCAGCGATGCTCTCCTGTGCGTACCAGTTATTCCGTTTGGGCGTACAAGCTATTCTACTTGGCGTTGGGAGTGAAAAGGGTCTTTCCCAGGAGCTTGTACTCTGCGATGGCTTCCTGGGCCTTCTCGGAGGTGACCCATTCGATGAACTCCGTCGCCAGGCCGTACTTGACGTTCTCGCAGCGGTCGGGATTGACGGCCATCACGCTGTACTGGTTGCGGAAGACCGCATCGCCCTCCACCAGGATATCCAGCGGCGGATCTCCGTCGTGGTTGGACTCGTACTTGATGTAGGTGCCGCGGTCGGTCATGGTGTAGGCATCATGCTCGGCGGCGATGTTGATGGTGTTGATCATCCCCTGGCCGGTCTGGATGTACCAGCTCTGTTTGTCGGGAACCTCGAGCCCCGCGGACGTCCACAGGGACTTCTCCTTCTTGTGGGTGCCCGAGTCATCGCCGCGGCTGGCGAAGTGGGCCTGTTTCTCCTTGATGGTCTTCATGGCTTCGGCTGCGCTCATGCCTTCGACCCCGGCAGGATCTTCGGGGGGACCGATGATGACGAAGTCGTTGAACATGATCTCCTTGCGGTCCACACCGTAGCCGTCTTCCACGTACTGTTTCTCGGCATCGGGTGCGTGGACCATCAGGACGTCCACGTCACAATTT
It encodes the following:
- a CDS encoding substrate-binding domain-containing protein, translated to NCDVDVLMVHAPDAEKQYVEDGYGVDRKEIMFNDFVIIGPPEDPAGVEGMSAAEAMKTIKEKQAHFASRGDDSGTHKKEKSLWTSAGLEVPDKQSWYIQTGQGMINTINIAAEHDAYTMTDRGTYIKYESNHDGDPPLDILVEGDAVFRNQYSVMAVNPDRCENVKYGLATEFIEWVTSEKAQEAIAEYKLLGKTLFTPNAK
- a CDS encoding ABC transporter permease, with product MDYISQAFVKAFELLFSGHEETYSAIFTTLQVSTLSITITLLAGTPLGFLLGTSKFPGRQAVRTVVDTLLALPTVVVGLLVYAFISSRGPLGGLEVLFTLQGIAIGQFILGLPIVVSLTATAVEALDRQARITLMTLGANRRQVLLGTLFEARFAVLVAALTAYGRIISEVGVSMMIGGNIKWHTRTITTAIALETGKGEFAMGLALGMVLLGLAFAVNLFLSGFRRKAAR